TACGTTGCTGAATAGTGTATCCTATGTGTTTAATTTCATGGAGCTGCTGAGCCACATTAGAAATAACATTTACCTGCATGCCAGTATAATAAGGTAGAAACTGAGCACAAACTTTACATTTGGATAATTTTCCAATCATTACTTTCAACAATTACTGTGTTTATATTTACCATATGCTTTATACTAAAAAAGATTTCTTACACATGAACATTTCTTAGGATTTccccttaaaaataaatttaatacaaCTTTCATGAAATAAGCTAAGAGAAAAATCAAGTCTccattattcattattttgcTTGTGCAGGTTTGATATTGAAGAATGGGAGATTCTCTCATCAACAGAACCTCATGGAAAGAAAACCTCAATCTGACAAACTTCAACTACAATGATGCATCTAAcagtttttatgaaaagaacaaagtatattttcaagtcttgtcCTGGGTACATTTGATCACCATTTGTGTCGGACTTCCTTTGACTCTGGTGGCCATGTATGCTGTTTTATCAAAGGTGAGTACTTGTTAACTTAGAGTTAGCTGCATGTTCATCaggaaatgcagtttttttcattaatattggTTTTCTCAGAACCTGGATCTAAGGAATGGTTGATGAAAAGGAAATCAAACATTGTGTGTTATATTTGTGGAAGCAGAATCATCTAATAGTCCCAAGAAGTTGGGAAgaaattttcagcttttattcacttttcattttgtttccccTGCAGGTGAAAAAGGACGATTGTGCTCCGGTTTTCATTTTCAACCTTCTGATTTCTGATCTTATCCAGCACTGCAGCAGAATTCCTATGATAGAACATTTTCCCACTGTTCTCTCGGAGTTTGCTTTTGAATTTGGGATTGCAGCCAGTATTGGATTCATGATGTGTATCTCCCTGGAAAGGTAAATGCTTGTTTACAGgcatattattgtttatttctgacaCTATTACATCagtaatgatggaacttgacttaatgtcatgttttgattgttgattctatgttgaaattgcacaaaaacttgtgagggacgacggagtcccagagcgaaattccgtgaaacagttgtacggagccttgtgccagaagcccattaaaatgcgtctacatcgttttaaactgtgtgattgtgagcgtgactgggaataaaaataggtattttgttccatataacacagtaggattGTAACAGATAAACCTTTTATGgttgcaaactcgactaaaaactgtttaggattgtatttgaaacgtaatcaattacaaatgaaatttgacttaatgtcgtgttttgattgttgattctatgttgcattgtgtttctgtgtttgatatgatgttaagcactttgaaatgccttgctgctgaaatgtgctatacaaataaaatttgattgattgattgattaagtATAGTCTGACAGCATGTATCTTTTATTTCAGGTATCTGATCATTGCCAAGCCGCTGTGGTACAGAGTAAGAAGAAACATCAAGACATCTGTGTTGGTCTGTGTAGCAGTCTGGATATTTTCGTTTCTTAATAATCTTAGCATGTGTCTCCTTTTAGAATTACAGATGAGATTAAAAATTCTGGCTGTTAGTCTCCTCCCCCCTCTTCTCTTTTTCATCTTCTGCCTGGTTGGGACCATTAAAGCTCTGACTAAAGCTCGCAGtgtctctgctgatgaaaaacGTCGAATTGTTTCAATTCTGGTTGTGGTTTTGCTAACATATATTCTGATTTTCATCCCTTACATGATAcattttctgttggaaaaaCCCTTTCAAAATTTTGCCAACTATACTGGGGTTGCAATTGGTATTTTTCTTAGTCCTCTTGCAGATTCAGctatgtgtgtttttctgaggAAAAGTGCAGTTGACAGACTTTTGACCTCATTGTGTTGCTGTGTAACGTCTAAGAATCAGGAGATCAGCAGCACTGATAATGACAACGTGTCATCTCAACGTACTACAGCAGTTTAGGTTCAACTGATgcacaaatattttcacatcttACTTTCTTAAGGAATTCTTATGGATTATTTGCAAGAGAAAATACTTTCAGAtgatatattttgaatttttcatgaTCATTTGAAAACCAAAACCCAACCACTGAAGAAATGACAACCTGCTTGATTCTCTGGTTTGTCAATATAACCAGGTACAACACTTAGAAAGTGTCAAAGAGTTTCCCATGAAAAAGTTTCTTTCAACtgaaaatgctgaaaacagtaaaactttatttattcagctgtGGATTAAACCAATTTAGCTTTTCTGCTATGTGATTGATTCTGAAGCGCATACAGTGTTTCCGATAGTAACAAGGCAGACATTTAATTTAGCAGGGATttaactgaaatgtttattatatATAACAGAAATATTCAATTGGACTAGAGAtttctttacataaaaacaaccaTAAAGCCTCCAAATCTCCCAGGAGGTGGATGGCTTGAAGTTGTAGGATTTTAATAATGCAAACCgttccattttgtgttttgtaaatattaatgttaatatactattatttttaatcatctaAAGTGTTAACAAGGTGATCTATTATTTTCAACTGAAACACACCATCTCTTGTGATGAAGCAAAACTGCTGCTTAGATTGtgagaaatctgcagaaacaggaaatatcTCATGTTtggcatgaaataaaaaatctgacacATTTTATTACAGCTTGTATTTCGTGGCTACAGGAACTTTaggtcaaaacattttaaaataatttttagactGTTCACCCTCTGAACATTGTATAACCATGTACACATGAAGAttattttggtctgtcacatttttatttggactttatgAGGCAAAGAATGATGAgctgaaaaatgtaactttcttgctatgaaaatatttgtaagtTAGGAATGAATGTTGATTGTTGGGTAGGAGTTTGTGATGATAAGAAATTTGCTTGACAACATTGCAtaggtttgtttttatctcaaatattcatctttttgtCTCTTGATCTGAAAGAACAACTTTATATTCAGAATAAAATTTCTTTAACAATATTCTCTGagaatgtgtattttattttgcacacaGATAGAAACAGAGTAGTTGGCAGTGTGCAGGGCCTCATTTCTCTGACagccattttttaatttgtgaacaATCTTTGTTCCTTATTCATATGTGAGCTTCATGAGTTTTTGTGTCCGGCCACTAGATGGTGACATTATGCATATTGTAGCATTAAACgtgatgcttcaacactttaaTGCTTTAACCCAGtggctataaaatgacacatttgaAGTCACATAAAGGTGTcttatttttcagcattataatgactttttatagtattttgagttttatttttccattggAAAGAGCGAGCAAAAGTTTAACTATGCAATAATTCAGTTAGGAAtctgtatattatttttttctatagtTGTGTAGTTATGTCTGTTGTGAATTAGAGATTAGCTGATGTTTGAATATTATATGTgaaactatttacattttgttcaacTCTGAAAATAGTCCCAACTTTTCTGCCACACTGTGTGCATGAATAGTTTCCACTTTCCCCACCTGAGGTCTAACATGTCCAACCACAGCCCAGGAGCTCCACCTGCCTCTGCACCAACTTACGTTTATGGAGGTTAATGGTGAAGCCAGATGATCTGATGAGCTGGAAAACATGCTGGAGATGATGGACATGCTCCTACCTTTTCAACTATCCTTTCTACTGGTGTTTCTATGACAGGTAACAGCTGTAGATGGACTCTAGAATCACCTCTGTTTGCAGTCAACTGACATGTGAAATGAAGAACAGAACTGTTGTACCTGTGTGTTCTTGCTTAGCCACACAAACCGACTTGCTATTCTATGGAGGGATTTCTGAAATCAAAGGGGCCCAGTCCAAAGAACTGAATGACtgatttcatcacatttttctcAACTGCTGTGGTAAACAATGGCTTCTGATTGACCTTTAACCTGATAGAGGAAACCATCCCTCACCACAGAAGTTTAATCTTCCAAGGCATTTATTTTACTCTGCTGCTTACCCTCAACTTCTGTGATCTTATCAAACCATGATTTTAATGTTGGATCCGACCTCTGATAGGCAGATATGTCTGAGGGAAAATCAAGGTCAGATAAAGGGCAGGGTTTCATCTTTCCTTCCACCTCGATTCTGGCTGAAGctaaaaactaatattttttcctttaagcTCTGGATTTGGCTGGTTTTACTGGACACACCTCCAGATTAACATCATATTATGGTAATCCTTGAAGTGAGTTCTGTGCTCTTGTGGAGAAAAACTACAGATTGGGGAAGAAAGTTCTGCTTCTGTCATCATGGGAACATTTTTTGTAACAGTGACCTGTGATCTTCAACAGTTTTCGTGTCTGGCCACTAGATGGTGACATCATGCATCTTGTAGGGTTCTGAACTGCATTTCCtctgtcgtggaaaaaatactatttccaagcactgttcaggtgaaatcactcaatcaggtttattgatatattgagcacaatacagagagcttataggacaatcagtaatgaagcaggtctggatgaaaagctctgccaggcagagacacacatgagttttataccaaagataaagaattaacaacaaagggtgagacagtctggttctgatgcagctgtagaaaacaacttccaaccttctacatgtaacccaaatagttattttggtgagagttcacaagcattcatataacatgactagcagatgtgaccttaatgtaatttttccatcacaccTCATAACTACTACTGAGTCAAATGTTCAGCCTCTGTGTTTGACACTAAATAAGACAAAGTGGGAACATCCAAGCCCAAAATAACTGCATAAGCTTCGCCTCAGAGCTACTGCCACaggtaataaaaatgtttggccTCCTATAGTTAAATAAATCTCTAGTGACAGGACATGTGTCCTGTGTATGACCTATCCTGTTACACAGAAAACATTGTATGTCTTGCTTTGAGGATGAGAAGCTCTGAGAAGGATTGGATTTAGCCACGGAAAATGAACTATTAGCTGAATAATTCCTAGTCTGACCTATAGCAAAGCACATTTCACCCCCTCAGACTTACTACTTCCTGTAGAGAAGTTGTCACTGCCAAAGTTGGTTCTTCTGGTCCCCATCTTTGCTGATAAGAAGACTTCTGACAAACTTGCAGCCTGTTCTGCAGAATTTGGGGCTTGTTCTTGGATCCACAACGTCAAATCCAGATTCCCCATCCTCAGCAACTGCTCCATGATCATCAGTTCTGAAATGTCCTTCACTGTAGACTTCTTTGGTTTGACCCACTTATAAAACATGTCTTTGAGTTGAACATAAAGTTTTTTTGGTGTCTCACCTTGATAAACGTCCATTGATCAAAACCTCCTCCAATAAGTGTCGGCAGTTTTCTCATATTTAATGGCATTTTTAAACTTGTCATAAATGTGTCAATCTGCCATGTCCATCAACACATAAGCACTATGTGCTTTCCCAGTAGGTATAGCAGAACCAGTTGGACAGTCCACTAGTCTTTAGGCTAATGGCAGACCTGAGTCATCCTTTCAAAAGTTGATAAGAagtgatcatcatcatcatcatcatcatcatcatcatcatcatcagtagTCAGTGGAAGCCCTTCATGAAAGAATGATCAACTAAATGTTACAATAtgcaacagaaataaagaattgAAACAAGAAACATTTGGTTTGTCCTTtaatagtgatggaacctttgGTCTCCATCACACTTAGTCATAACTATAAACTGCACTTAAGATGAAACATATATAATCAGAAGACGTATCACTGCTGTAAAATTAAGTTGGATTCAGTGCAATAAAGCTGCAAAGTGAATAAGCTGAGACAGAATATTTGTAATATCTGATTGACTCTGTAAGATTTGAAAGGTGTGATTTTGTGAAATACTTCTAACTTCACTTCCTCTGTTTGTGTTCAGAACTTGTTTTATCTGACCACATCTCTTTTCACTTGTGCAATATTAAGAAGCAGGAggagaataaataaagtttttatagtAAGATAATTATTTGTAATATAATTTTACTTGAAATTAGTTAAGGTCACTTGTTAAAAGCAATACCATCATTTCTGGTGTGTTAGCTGCAGAGAGGCTAACATAAAGCTAGCTGCTCCAGTGTCTCTGTGGCCCAAAGTTTAAAAACCACATCTTGACTCATAGCCCAGCAGCTAACATCACACAATGGAGGGTAGAAGAACCAACATGGCTGATGAAGCTACAGCAGAAGAGAGCAATGCAGAGCATCCTGCACCAAGCATCTCCATACTTGTCCCTGTTGCATAAATGTGTATCTAagttaatgtgaaatgtttccatGACTGCAGCTTTGCTTCTCTAAAGTTAGAGTAATAGCTTACAGATGAGGAGTTCCCTTAACAAAATCTTCAGTTGATCCAGAATGTTGCAGCAAAAGAGATTCTAATTCTCCTTTGCAGttcatttacattcatttatttctttagaaaatgatAGCAGTATATAAAAGTACTGGTTCCGTGTTAAGttctttattcagttaaaaaccTTGTCATcacatacaaagcaatgaatgACCCAAACATTGTCCTGCCCTCCTAAAGCTTTCAGATCTGAAAATGTCGACTTACTTGACTTGCCCAGAATTTCTAAGGCAGAGTTAGGAGAcagtttccagttttaaaaaccAGCTTCCTCATTGGTGGTGAGACACTGACACAAAGCTGGTTTTCAAAATGAAGCTGAAGACATGAATGCTGGAAAGAGTTTCAACTTATTAAGTCATTCTTTTATAGAATTTATTATTCTGCATGTGCTGTGCATTTTTATGTAGCTTTTATTAtggatttaacttttttgttctttgtgtgcAATATGTTAAAGCTGTTgttaatcaaatcaaaatcaaatcaaatcaaattttatttgtatagcagcaaggcatttcaaagtgctttacatcattacaaacacagaaacacaatgcaagatagaatcaacaatcaaaacacagcattaagtcaagttcaatcaataaatttgtaattgattacatttcaaatacaattctaaacaggtgggttttgtAGTCGAGAtataaaagaagtcagtgtttcagctgttttacagttttctggaagtttgttctatatttgtggtgcatagaagctgaaagctgcttctcctcgtttggttctggttctggggatgcagagcagaaccagaaccagaacctgagaggtctggaaggttgatacaacaacagcagatctttaatgtattgtggtgctaagccgttcagtgatttataaactaacaacagtattttaaagtctattctttgagctacagggagccagtggagggactttaaaactggtgttatgtgctctatcttcctggttttagtgagaacgccagcagcagcattctggacaAATTAATTGTATATGAACTTTATAAGCCATCATCTTAATTTGCTGCCATCTTGGTGTCAGGTTTATGCACCTAGAACATCAAAATACAGACAcaaggaaagacaagagagggTTAGTTTCTTTTAACTTGtgaggagaacggacagagacgTACTCAGTTACAATCTCAACCCGCTCTGAAAATACTTCCTGCCGTAAaccctctctttttatttcattcattccCTAGTTACATGCACGTTGCATCTCTAAGGTCACAGAGCTGCAACGTGATTCAGAGTTACACAGCATATCTTCTGGAACAAATGTCCAAAtatgattaaacaaaaacaagttataCAGCTTCACACAATCTTTCATGTCAAGGGAACAGGAACTTCTTGCTGAGCGATTATCTGCTGAAATCGGCTACAACCGCTCCTTTACTGAAAACATTCATGTCGACCGCTTCCTTCAGAGAGGCCTCCTTAAATATAATGATTAGTATTCATAtaggttattattttaattctatcactttgttttgcttctttggATAGCTTGAGcttcactttcattttaaaatgctgccTAACTGATCTTGAATATAATTGTTGCCTTGTTTTATCAACATGTCATTATTTATTGTGTCTTACAAATTAGGTTTATTGTGACATTCAGTTTTTgtcacagaaaaaagaaaagccttgCTTTGCTTTTGTTAACCAGAAAATTACATGTAGGTAAATATTAGCCCAGTATCATCTGAGATGTGAAATTGTTGGTCTTTAAACATATGAAAGAGGGAAAGAGGCATAACCTCATTAACAAACATAAACTGAGCTTAAACATATTTAAGAAGTGATATTACTTGtcatataaaaaatgtattggaTGCAAAGATGTAAAGCCTCAACATAGGTAAGATGAGACAGGTGACTTATGGGTATTGTTTCAAAGAAGCTGCTCTGTTATGAAACAAAATTGTGGACGTGTATTTTTGTGTAGCACTTCTCCCTTCACTTCCTCTCTGTTTGACAGAACCCACTTCATCTGACCACATCTCTTTTCACTTGTGCAATAAACCAggagggagaaagagaaaaataagttttaattttaagagtTATTGTCAATGAGTTTTACATGAAATGAATGAAGCTCAGTTTGTTAAAACAGTGAAATCCTTTCTGTTAGCTGTAGAGATGCCAACAAGAAGGGACCCATCAGTCTCTGTTACCCACAGTTGGTCCACCACTTATTTGATTGTCACAGCCCACACAAAGAACCAACATGAATGAAGAAGTATTAGCAGAAGAGACCAATGCAGTACATCCTGCATCCAGCATGCCCATACTGGTTCCTGTTGCATGCATCTGTATCtgttaatgtgaaatgtttccatGACTGCAGCTTTGCTTCTTTAGCATTTATAGAAGTCAGAGATGCAGAGAGGCGCTGAGTGTCCCATAACATGCATGACTTAAACTGTTGGATTTAACTGAACTGATTTTGGCTGAACTGAATTTAgttaaaagttgtgtttttgaaaactgaTACATTTTGTTATGATCTTAAAGGATGCTTCCTTCCTGCTGGTAAAGATAATCAACTTATCAAACCATCTCCTTAATGCAGCGTCAGATGTCATTGGTCAGCCTGTACGTGGTGTAGCATGCAAACACAgtgtgcataaataaataacatttcataCTTTTTCTGTTCTGTAATTATTCATAGCGATCTGTTGTAATCCAATAATTTATTCAGTAAAGGTGAGCCTGAAAACCGTCATTGAGATGCAG
The Xiphophorus hellerii strain 12219 chromosome 22, Xiphophorus_hellerii-4.1, whole genome shotgun sequence genome window above contains:
- the LOC116712947 gene encoding G-protein coupled receptor 4-like isoform X1, translating into MGDSLINRTSWKENLNLTNFNYNDASNSFYEKNKVYFQVLSWVHLITICVGLPLTLVAMYAVLSKVKKDDCAPVFIFNLLISDLIQHCSRIPMIEHFPTVLSEFAFEFGIAASIGFMMCISLERYLIIAKPLWYRVRRNIKTSVLVCVAVWIFSFLNNLSMCLLLELQMRLKILAVSLLPPLLFFIFCLVGTIKALTKARSVSADEKRRIVSILVVVLLTYILIFIPYMIHFLLEKPFQNFANYTGVAIGIFLSPLADSAMCVFLRKSAVDRLLTSLCCCVTSKNQEISSTDNDNVSSQRTTAV